One part of the Desulfonema ishimotonii genome encodes these proteins:
- a CDS encoding penicillin-binding protein activator, with amino-acid sequence MKPKHNFLILLAVLLISACAPPPGSGPGSETVPPDQKLFTRAEKAFRLKNYQKAMALYNRYLSEFPDGTDAPEALMREAAIYRIGGDDETARKVYQYLLNRYPESSPAPDAMTEILKTLYREEAYEDLIRRADGFLKQPGGNAPASEIHALLGDTYMKKGSPVNAVWFYARAGDAPAVTDKLKSAIRQLDTPGLVSLMERIQSPTARGCLMYQLGVKAVDEGRNEDGLRTLTRFTELFPDHEYGGQARQLIRELEVYYESVKTRHTIGCLLPLSGAYETYGKKVLQGIELAMEQANAGDGVRLVVKDTGSSPTQAVMAVESLAQSDVSAIIGPIITAEQAASGAQGFGIPIITLTQKNNITAIGDYVFRNFLTPQMQVRALVAYATENLGAMNFAILYPDEKYGQTFTDLFRQEVTVRGGNVTASEAYHVSQTDFTAPIRRLTRQGRFEALFIPDGPRKTGLIIPQLAYHEVRNIHLLGTNLWHSPKLIKMARRYAQGAIMPDIFSPESRSQAVADFLRSFQESFGTPPGFMEALAYDTTRMLLEAFHTAGVRHRSDIRDALMQIRNFQGVTGNTSFDGTGEAEKSLYLLRIEGNRFVEQIRP; translated from the coding sequence ATGAAACCAAAACACAATTTTCTGATCCTGCTCGCCGTTCTTTTAATCAGCGCATGTGCCCCGCCCCCCGGAAGCGGGCCGGGAAGCGAAACGGTTCCGCCTGACCAAAAGCTCTTTACCCGGGCTGAAAAGGCCTTCCGGCTGAAGAACTATCAGAAGGCAATGGCGCTGTACAACCGATATCTGTCCGAATTTCCCGACGGAACCGATGCCCCGGAAGCCCTGATGAGAGAGGCGGCCATCTACAGGATCGGGGGGGATGACGAAACCGCCCGGAAGGTATATCAGTATCTGCTGAACCGCTATCCTGAGAGTTCGCCTGCGCCCGACGCCATGACCGAAATCCTGAAGACGCTTTACCGGGAAGAGGCCTATGAAGACCTCATCCGCCGGGCAGACGGCTTTCTGAAACAACCCGGCGGAAACGCGCCTGCTTCGGAAATACACGCCCTTCTGGGGGATACTTACATGAAAAAGGGGTCTCCGGTGAATGCCGTCTGGTTCTACGCCAGAGCCGGGGATGCACCGGCGGTGACAGACAAGCTGAAATCGGCCATCCGGCAACTGGATACCCCCGGTCTGGTTTCACTCATGGAACGAATTCAGTCGCCGACCGCACGGGGCTGCCTGATGTATCAGCTTGGCGTAAAGGCCGTGGATGAGGGGCGGAATGAAGACGGCCTCAGAACCCTCACCCGGTTCACAGAGCTGTTCCCCGACCACGAGTATGGCGGGCAGGCCAGACAGCTGATCCGGGAGCTGGAAGTCTATTACGAAAGTGTCAAGACCCGGCATACCATCGGGTGTCTGCTCCCCCTCAGCGGGGCCTATGAAACATACGGGAAAAAAGTATTGCAGGGGATTGAACTGGCAATGGAACAGGCCAACGCAGGAGATGGGGTCCGGCTCGTTGTCAAAGACACCGGCTCCAGCCCCACCCAGGCCGTCATGGCCGTGGAGAGCCTGGCCCAATCCGATGTCTCGGCCATCATCGGCCCCATCATCACGGCGGAACAGGCCGCATCCGGCGCACAGGGGTTCGGCATTCCCATCATCACCCTGACCCAGAAAAACAATATCACTGCCATTGGCGACTATGTGTTCAGGAACTTTCTGACCCCGCAAATGCAGGTCAGGGCTCTGGTGGCCTACGCAACGGAGAATCTGGGGGCCATGAATTTTGCCATCCTCTACCCCGATGAAAAATACGGCCAGACCTTCACGGACCTCTTCCGGCAGGAAGTGACCGTCCGGGGCGGCAATGTGACGGCCAGCGAGGCCTATCATGTCAGCCAGACGGATTTTACAGCCCCCATCAGGCGGCTGACCCGGCAAGGCCGGTTTGAGGCCCTTTTCATACCGGATGGCCCCAGGAAAACCGGACTGATCATCCCCCAGCTGGCCTATCACGAAGTCCGGAATATCCACCTGCTCGGCACAAATCTCTGGCATTCTCCCAAGCTGATCAAAATGGCCCGGCGGTATGCCCAGGGGGCGATCATGCCCGACATTTTCTCTCCGGAAAGCAGATCTCAGGCAGTGGCAGACTTCCTCCGAAGCTTTCAGGAAAGCTTTGGCACACCGCCCGGATTTATGGAAGCACTGGCCTATGACACCACCCGGATGCTGCTGGAGGCCTTCCATACCGCAGGCGTCCGGCACAGAAGCGACATCCGGGATGCACTGATGCAGATTCGGAACTTTCAGGGAGTTACGGGCAACACATCATTTGATGGAACCGGGGAGGCGGAAAAATCACTTTACCTCCTTCGCATTGAAGGCAACCGATTTGTAGAGCAGATCAGGCCGTAA
- a CDS encoding DUF4124 domain-containing protein — translation MRLKEILIVLALLLFAVSASAEFYKYVDENGNVRYTDDLSRIPEDQRKSVPGYTESRGLPAPAEASPPSVSSDAAASVAPGAAASDEAALERRRRDLEERRKALDAEYQIITGEEAELQAHRKKVRSKARVKKYNERRAALNERIRTYKADKKAFEADVQAYNADLDAFREAQAAE, via the coding sequence ATGCGCCTGAAAGAGATATTGATTGTTCTGGCCCTTTTGCTGTTCGCTGTTTCTGCGTCGGCTGAATTTTACAAATACGTCGATGAAAACGGGAATGTCCGGTACACAGATGATCTGAGCCGGATTCCCGAAGATCAGCGGAAGAGTGTGCCGGGGTATACCGAATCCCGGGGGCTGCCTGCGCCGGCCGAGGCGTCACCGCCGTCTGTGTCCTCTGACGCGGCAGCGTCCGTGGCCCCGGGGGCGGCGGCTTCGGATGAGGCGGCCCTTGAGCGACGCCGCCGGGATCTGGAGGAGCGCCGAAAAGCCCTGGATGCCGAATATCAGATCATCACCGGGGAGGAGGCGGAGCTTCAGGCCCACCGGAAAAAGGTCAGGTCAAAGGCCAGGGTGAAAAAGTACAATGAGCGCCGGGCTGCGCTGAATGAGAGAATCAGAACGTACAAGGCTGACAAAAAAGCCTTTGAGGCCGATGTGCAGGCCTATAATGCTGATCTGGATGCGTTTCGGGAAGCTCAGGCGGCAGAATAG
- a CDS encoding hybrid sensor histidine kinase/response regulator: MPSSPVNEIIRGYIEEVRTYIPSLTGGLETLKKSPGQHDVLEELHRLVHTIKGASLMVGIPGLSHIALQMETFLSDILGKKMNLTPAAIQVMARTVDRFGAYCDGLTGPGVRPRDMLRSTVLEYRRLRGLPETEDGDALQSVITGIPETEGGSDLATAGEMTEEVPEVPDEEMQSPSPAETASRVTMIPPEMPDILPELLESFYEEAKEHLEDLDGLFNALETRITAPGNISPEVKEILRRIRRAVHTLKGAAAVIGLSNVSAWGHTMEDFLDWLYEEAQKISPDTVALLMESGDLLTRIISSPADPQSTRSGELKKRYEEIMGETAPPAPEPAVCPPLSGERALSAPLPDPDIFARHSQTLRVGTERVDDLVNLAGELIIVASAFDQQVSAFTDSLNELDMARNRIRDVARNMEVNYEVKALEGLRGDGIAPAPPPEAPAEESEFEDFDTLELDRYSELSLIIRTLNESAIDVGAIYSRLTNLHSDVEGHFNRQRVLLSELQDKMMQVRMLPMSTLSNRLRRTVREVSKRLGKKIRLTIVGEEIELDRMIWDKLTDPLMHLLRNAADHGIEPPETRREKGKPPMATLTLSASREGNQVVIRVSDDGAGLDYKTIRRKAMKAGFLDKSTKTSEKELAPLIFKPGFSTRDTISEVSGRGVGMDVVRENIHELKGTVRVASRPDRGTQFTIRIPLTLAAVRALLFTVGERPFAVALTEVREILRIEPENRIPHPRRAIRVGNEILRVRSLKQILGMGRDGDGASAIPLHAIVLVLETDGNREAFEIDGLIGQREIVIKSTGTHLRYVRGISGVTIIGDGSVVPILNIPELTGDADRLSAGAEDHFETPEAAISPERPLSIMIVDDSVSIRQVVSRLIEEQGWEALTAKDGIDALEKLRDSTPGLILLDIEMPRMNGYEFLSAMRSDPEYRDIPVIMLTSRATAKHREKALSLGASGFMVKPYNENEFINLILTLTE; the protein is encoded by the coding sequence ATGCCCAGCTCACCCGTCAATGAGATCATCAGAGGGTATATTGAAGAGGTCCGCACCTATATTCCCTCCCTGACCGGCGGCCTTGAAACCCTGAAAAAATCACCCGGACAGCACGATGTCCTTGAGGAACTCCACCGACTGGTTCATACTATCAAGGGGGCCTCCCTGATGGTCGGTATTCCGGGTCTGAGCCATATCGCCCTTCAGATGGAAACCTTTTTGTCGGATATTCTCGGCAAAAAGATGAACCTGACCCCTGCGGCCATTCAGGTGATGGCCCGGACCGTAGACCGTTTCGGGGCCTATTGCGACGGACTGACCGGACCGGGGGTCCGCCCCCGTGACATGCTCCGCTCAACGGTTCTGGAATACCGCCGTCTGAGGGGTCTGCCCGAAACGGAGGACGGGGACGCGCTGCAATCCGTCATCACGGGCATCCCTGAAACCGAGGGCGGCAGTGATCTCGCCACAGCCGGGGAAATGACCGAAGAAGTGCCGGAAGTGCCGGATGAGGAGATGCAGTCGCCCTCTCCGGCAGAAACAGCCTCCCGGGTGACAATGATCCCCCCGGAAATGCCGGATATTCTCCCGGAACTCCTGGAAAGCTTCTACGAGGAGGCCAAAGAACACCTGGAGGATCTGGACGGTCTGTTCAACGCCCTGGAAACCCGGATTACCGCACCGGGGAACATCTCGCCGGAAGTCAAAGAGATCCTCCGGCGCATCCGGCGGGCCGTCCACACCCTGAAGGGGGCGGCCGCCGTCATCGGCCTCTCCAATGTCTCGGCCTGGGGCCACACGATGGAAGATTTCCTGGACTGGCTTTACGAGGAGGCGCAGAAGATCAGTCCGGACACCGTTGCCCTGCTGATGGAGTCGGGCGACCTGCTGACGCGCATCATCTCCTCTCCTGCCGATCCCCAGAGCACACGGTCCGGGGAGCTGAAAAAACGGTACGAAGAGATCATGGGGGAAACCGCCCCCCCTGCGCCGGAACCTGCGGTCTGCCCCCCCCTGTCCGGCGAACGGGCGCTGTCGGCACCGCTTCCCGATCCGGATATATTCGCCCGCCACTCCCAGACCCTCCGGGTCGGGACGGAGCGGGTGGACGATCTGGTCAACCTGGCCGGAGAGCTGATCATCGTCGCCAGTGCCTTTGATCAGCAGGTCAGCGCCTTTACGGACTCCCTGAACGAACTGGATATGGCCCGGAACCGCATCCGGGACGTGGCCCGCAACATGGAGGTAAACTACGAGGTCAAGGCCCTGGAAGGGCTGAGGGGGGACGGCATTGCCCCGGCCCCGCCGCCGGAAGCGCCTGCGGAAGAATCAGAATTTGAGGATTTCGACACCCTGGAACTGGACCGCTATTCCGAACTCAGCCTGATCATCCGTACCCTCAACGAATCGGCCATTGATGTGGGGGCCATCTACAGCCGGCTGACCAACCTGCACAGCGATGTGGAAGGACATTTCAACCGGCAGCGGGTTCTGCTCAGCGAACTTCAGGACAAGATGATGCAGGTGCGGATGCTGCCCATGTCCACACTGAGCAACAGACTGCGGCGAACCGTCCGGGAGGTGTCCAAACGGCTGGGCAAAAAGATCCGGCTGACCATCGTCGGTGAAGAGATCGAACTCGACCGGATGATCTGGGACAAACTGACCGACCCGCTGATGCACCTCCTCCGCAACGCGGCAGATCACGGCATCGAACCGCCGGAAACCCGCCGGGAAAAAGGTAAGCCGCCCATGGCAACCCTGACATTATCCGCATCCCGAGAGGGCAACCAGGTGGTCATCCGGGTCTCGGACGATGGCGCAGGCCTCGACTACAAAACCATCCGTCGCAAGGCCATGAAGGCCGGTTTTCTGGATAAATCCACCAAAACATCCGAAAAGGAGCTGGCCCCCCTGATCTTCAAACCCGGATTCAGCACCCGCGACACCATCAGCGAGGTATCGGGCCGGGGCGTCGGAATGGACGTGGTCCGGGAGAACATCCATGAGCTGAAGGGCACGGTCCGGGTTGCCTCCCGACCGGACCGGGGGACACAGTTCACCATCCGAATCCCCCTGACCCTGGCCGCGGTGCGGGCACTCCTCTTCACTGTCGGCGAGAGACCCTTTGCGGTGGCGCTCACCGAGGTCCGCGAAATCCTCCGCATCGAACCCGAAAACCGGATTCCCCACCCCCGGCGGGCGATCCGGGTCGGCAACGAGATCCTCCGGGTCCGTTCCCTGAAACAGATCCTGGGCATGGGACGGGACGGGGATGGCGCCTCGGCGATCCCGCTGCATGCCATCGTCCTGGTGCTGGAAACCGACGGGAACCGGGAGGCCTTTGAAATCGACGGGCTGATCGGACAGCGGGAAATTGTTATCAAAAGCACCGGAACCCACCTGCGCTACGTCCGGGGAATCTCCGGCGTCACAATTATCGGGGACGGCAGCGTGGTCCCCATTCTGAACATTCCGGAACTGACCGGTGACGCGGACCGCCTCTCCGCAGGCGCGGAAGACCACTTTGAGACACCGGAGGCGGCGATTTCCCCGGAAAGGCCGCTCTCCATCATGATCGTGGATGATTCCGTCAGTATCCGGCAGGTGGTCTCCAGACTGATTGAAGAGCAGGGCTGGGAGGCCCTGACCGCCAAAGACGGCATTGATGCGCTGGAAAAACTGCGGGACAGCACACCGGGCCTTATTCTTCTGGACATTGAAATGCCGCGCATGAACGGCTATGAATTTCTCAGCGCCATGCGGTCAGACCCCGAATACCGGGATATTCCGGTCATCATGCTGACCTCCCGTGCAACCGCCAAACATCGGGAAAAGGCCCTTTCTCTCGGGGCCAGCGGATTTATGGTCAAGCCGTATAACGAGAACGAATTTATCAACCTGATCCTGACGCTGACCGAATGA
- a CDS encoding chemotaxis protein CheW, translating to MKKTKQIRQSRSVIPLEELMADIDSGLTKEAGPPATDTPPQTASGSLQHIRFTLGDILMAIPLNTALEIGSHPRITPLPNLPGWVPGVTNIRGEIVSMADLKAFFGLSSPLLKQNRRFIVIHNPTMKVGIMVDRIIGIFSQSPVTTEIRSHLYRKTDTETMKWSAYVSEVIPLDEGLLNVLDVEKLLASPRMNAFKAE from the coding sequence ATGAAAAAAACGAAACAGATCAGACAGAGCCGGTCCGTTATCCCGCTGGAGGAGCTGATGGCCGACATCGACAGCGGTCTGACAAAAGAAGCAGGCCCTCCGGCCACGGATACGCCTCCGCAAACCGCCTCCGGCAGCCTGCAGCACATCCGGTTCACGCTCGGTGACATCCTCATGGCCATTCCGCTGAATACGGCCCTGGAAATCGGCAGCCACCCCCGCATCACCCCTCTTCCCAATCTGCCGGGATGGGTGCCGGGCGTGACCAATATCCGGGGAGAAATCGTCTCCATGGCCGACCTGAAAGCCTTTTTCGGCCTGTCATCGCCCCTGTTGAAACAGAACCGGCGATTCATTGTCATTCACAACCCGACCATGAAGGTGGGCATTATGGTGGACCGGATTATCGGCATTTTTTCCCAGAGCCCGGTTACCACCGAAATCCGCAGCCATCTTTACCGGAAAACGGACACCGAAACCATGAAATGGTCCGCCTATGTCTCGGAGGTCATCCCCCTTGACGAAGGTCTGCTCAATGTCCTTGATGTTGAAAAGTTGCTGGCATCACCCCGGATGAACGCCTTCAAAGCCGAATAG
- a CDS encoding methyl-accepting chemotaxis protein, protein MEHLKHRIFNLSIGMKLLHSTALAVLLALIVVLYAFSTSYREAVIAREMNFLQAKADAVARFVTILDAEGRLAGPAGLARKLRAFKAFDSSAITVLNREKEIIATTLDTASLIGKTPAGLPDYDRYFEGGYINTHRRGVIETVRPGGGEDIFCTFAPTPSLGGTVVMDATQAEVLSPVRKALMRITAITVAMFGLILLTVWQVSARAVVRPVTDIRNVFKEIDRGNDQVRTRVHYGDELGKIAAGLNGMLKNIQESREERDIMQTSIMNLLEEISGLAEGDLTARAEVTEDFTGAIADSFNEMAEQLSEVVKNVKDVTLQVISTSQEVSRSTENLAETSEMQAVQVSEAIGAINEMSTSIQQVAENAGQSASVSEQSTSHAKEGANAVRATNRAMESIREHAQETARAIKRLGESSQEIGNIVQLINDIADRTSILALNASIQAAMAGDAGRGFAVVAEEVQRLAERSTNATKQIDTLIKNIQGEINEAGSSMEESIQRVVEGSRLADGARKKLQEIETVSNQLGTLIQSISMASKQQAQASEEIAKTMEEVGEISSQTSGASRQTAVSMKSLAQMSAQLNESVSVFRLSEE, encoded by the coding sequence TTGGAACACTTAAAGCATCGGATATTCAACCTGAGCATCGGCATGAAGCTCCTGCATAGCACCGCCCTGGCGGTTCTGCTGGCCCTGATCGTTGTTCTGTATGCCTTCAGTACCTCCTATCGCGAAGCGGTGATCGCACGCGAGATGAACTTCCTTCAGGCCAAAGCGGACGCTGTCGCACGCTTTGTCACCATACTCGACGCCGAGGGCCGCCTGGCCGGCCCGGCCGGCCTGGCCAGAAAGCTCCGCGCCTTCAAAGCCTTTGACAGTAGTGCCATCACCGTTCTGAACCGGGAAAAGGAGATTATCGCCACCACCCTTGATACCGCCTCTCTTATCGGCAAAACACCGGCGGGTCTGCCGGACTATGACCGCTACTTTGAGGGCGGCTACATCAATACACACCGGCGGGGGGTCATTGAAACCGTGCGCCCCGGAGGCGGCGAAGACATTTTCTGCACATTCGCCCCGACTCCCTCCCTCGGCGGCACTGTCGTGATGGACGCGACACAGGCCGAAGTCCTCTCGCCGGTCCGCAAAGCCCTGATGCGGATCACCGCCATCACCGTCGCCATGTTCGGCCTGATCCTCCTTACCGTCTGGCAGGTATCCGCCCGGGCGGTGGTGCGGCCCGTCACCGATATAAGAAATGTATTTAAAGAGATCGACAGGGGCAACGATCAGGTCCGCACACGGGTCCATTATGGTGACGAACTGGGGAAGATCGCGGCAGGCCTCAACGGAATGCTGAAAAATATCCAGGAGAGCCGGGAGGAGCGGGACATCATGCAGACCTCTATCATGAACCTCCTGGAGGAGATCAGCGGATTGGCCGAAGGCGATCTGACGGCGCGGGCCGAGGTGACGGAAGATTTCACAGGCGCCATTGCCGATTCATTCAACGAGATGGCCGAACAGCTCAGCGAGGTGGTCAAAAACGTGAAGGATGTGACCCTTCAGGTCATCTCAACCTCCCAGGAGGTAAGCCGGTCCACGGAGAATCTGGCGGAAACCAGCGAAATGCAGGCCGTTCAGGTTTCAGAAGCCATCGGGGCCATCAACGAGATGTCCACATCCATTCAGCAGGTGGCGGAAAATGCCGGTCAATCGGCTTCGGTTTCGGAGCAGTCCACCTCCCACGCCAAAGAGGGGGCCAATGCGGTCCGGGCCACCAACCGCGCCATGGAGTCGATCCGGGAACATGCCCAGGAAACCGCCCGGGCCATTAAACGGCTGGGGGAAAGCTCCCAGGAGATCGGCAACATCGTCCAGCTCATCAACGATATTGCCGACCGGACCTCCATTCTGGCCCTGAACGCCTCCATTCAGGCGGCCATGGCCGGAGACGCGGGCCGGGGCTTTGCGGTCGTGGCCGAAGAGGTCCAGCGGCTGGCGGAACGCTCCACCAACGCCACCAAACAGATTGATACCCTGATCAAAAACATCCAGGGGGAGATCAACGAAGCCGGGTCGAGCATGGAGGAGAGTATTCAGCGGGTGGTCGAGGGATCCCGGCTGGCGGACGGGGCACGGAAAAAGCTTCAGGAAATCGAAACCGTATCGAACCAGCTGGGGACACTGATCCAGTCCATTTCAATGGCCTCCAAGCAGCAGGCCCAGGCGTCCGAGGAAATCGCCAAGACAATGGAGGAGGTGGGGGAGATCAGCTCACAGACCTCCGGTGCAAGCCGTCAGACAGCGGTCTCCATGAAGAGTCTGGCCCAGATGTCGGCCCAGCTCAATGAGTCGGTGTCGGTCTTCAGGCTGAGCGAGGAATAG
- a CDS encoding universal stress protein: protein MKEIKKILFPIDLSSSSPKIAPHVEMMRQKFDAEVHLLFVARAFSYFKGIYVPNVSVRTIEKELKEGGKRRIREFRNQYFPEDADVRTAVVTGDIPEEILSYIRTCQISLVIMGTHGRKGLEKAFFGSVADRVVKTSPVPVLVVNPHRV from the coding sequence ATGAAAGAGATTAAAAAAATTTTATTCCCCATCGACCTTTCCAGTTCATCCCCTAAAATCGCACCCCATGTTGAGATGATGCGCCAGAAATTTGATGCGGAAGTCCACCTGCTGTTCGTGGCCCGTGCGTTCAGCTATTTCAAAGGCATCTACGTCCCGAATGTTTCAGTCCGGACCATCGAAAAAGAGCTGAAAGAGGGCGGGAAACGCCGAATCCGGGAATTCAGGAACCAGTATTTCCCCGAAGACGCCGATGTCAGAACTGCCGTCGTCACAGGCGATATTCCCGAAGAGATCCTCAGCTACATCCGGACCTGTCAGATCAGCCTGGTCATTATGGGGACTCATGGCAGAAAGGGGCTTGAAAAGGCCTTTTTCGGCTCCGTTGCGGATCGCGTGGTCAAAACCTCACCGGTCCCGGTGCTTGTTGTCAACCCGCACCGGGTATGA
- a CDS encoding chemotaxis protein CheW has product MLFQAGGRRFGLALSVIRSVHRGAGPSGNREQITVSGDAICLPDGREIPLYNLSAILGETLPDDRAAIPRIICLKVRATALAIGVDSIERVIETAGTKIVCLPPLFTGKSATWFPHVLKHEGRLILLLDPEGMAGMGPPCESPEPEDIIDLTEAVPSDNEALIKALERLLPGKQVEGIMMKALERGLTRSARHGMAKVRQVFSHQRGIGYRGENKPDAAR; this is encoded by the coding sequence ATGCTGTTTCAGGCCGGCGGCAGACGGTTCGGGCTGGCATTATCTGTCATCCGAAGCGTCCATCGGGGCGCCGGGCCGTCCGGTAACAGGGAACAGATAACGGTTTCCGGTGATGCCATTTGTCTGCCGGATGGCCGGGAAATCCCCCTGTACAACCTCTCTGCCATCCTGGGGGAAACGCTCCCGGACGACAGGGCAGCGATTCCCAGAATCATCTGCCTGAAAGTCCGGGCCACCGCCCTGGCCATCGGCGTTGACAGTATCGAACGGGTCATCGAAACTGCCGGGACGAAGATTGTCTGCCTGCCCCCCCTGTTCACCGGCAAATCTGCCACCTGGTTTCCCCATGTCCTGAAACATGAGGGGCGGCTGATCCTGCTGCTGGACCCGGAGGGAATGGCCGGAATGGGACCGCCCTGCGAATCCCCCGAACCGGAGGATATTATTGACCTGACAGAGGCCGTCCCGTCCGATAATGAAGCGCTGATCAAAGCCCTGGAGCGCCTTCTTCCCGGGAAACAGGTCGAAGGGATTATGATGAAAGCACTGGAGCGGGGTCTGACCCGTTCCGCCCGGCACGGGATGGCGAAAGTAAGACAGGTGTTTTCGCATCAGCGGGGCATCGGATACCGTGGAGAAAACAAACCGGATGCAGCCAGATAG
- a CDS encoding chemotaxis protein CheW — protein sequence MQPDSLKDITRRRVLIVPARTPRIRGKSVRFLFTFRQVRIILRELAVLPVPFSAPHIDGIAFWHDHVLPVIVPEKCLGLESPAGRGTSARMILIRTGDREQEGLLNVAPDIRIIPLAAGYRPVRDTPWRPQPRRVRGMYEGPDELLIIPHMENILSGR from the coding sequence ATGCAGCCAGATAGCCTGAAAGACATAACCCGGCGACGGGTGCTGATTGTTCCGGCCCGCACCCCCCGGATCCGGGGAAAGTCGGTCCGGTTTCTGTTCACATTCCGCCAGGTAAGGATCATCCTCCGGGAGTTGGCCGTGCTGCCGGTACCGTTTTCCGCCCCCCATATCGACGGCATCGCCTTCTGGCATGACCATGTGTTGCCGGTGATCGTACCGGAGAAATGCCTGGGCCTGGAAAGCCCGGCAGGCCGGGGGACTTCGGCCCGGATGATACTCATCCGTACCGGTGATAGGGAGCAGGAGGGGCTGCTGAATGTCGCCCCCGATATACGAATCATCCCCCTTGCCGCAGGCTATCGTCCTGTCCGGGACACCCCGTGGCGGCCACAGCCCCGACGGGTACGGGGAATGTATGAGGGGCCGGATGAATTACTGATCATCCCCCACATGGAAAATATCCTGTCAGGCCGATGA
- a CDS encoding response regulator transcription factor, with the protein MPRASILVVEDSPTNMQLITDALKHEGYRISRATDGEEALEKAISEQPDLIVLDVILPKKNGFQVCRQLRSSPDTRNIKIIMLTSKSQESDRYWGLKQGADEYMIKPYKIEELLSNVAKLV; encoded by the coding sequence ATGCCACGCGCGTCAATTCTGGTCGTAGAAGACAGCCCCACCAATATGCAACTGATCACAGATGCCCTGAAACACGAGGGATATCGTATCTCAAGAGCCACAGACGGTGAAGAGGCGCTGGAAAAAGCGATCAGCGAACAGCCGGATCTGATCGTTCTGGATGTCATTCTGCCCAAAAAAAACGGATTCCAGGTCTGCCGACAGCTCAGAAGCTCGCCGGATACCCGGAATATCAAGATCATCATGCTCACCAGCAAATCCCAGGAAAGCGACCGTTACTGGGGGCTGAAGCAGGGGGCGGATGAGTATATGATCAAACCCTATAAAATCGAGGAACTGTTGTCCAACGTCGCCAAACTGGTCTGA
- a CDS encoding universal stress protein — translation MKKIRKIMVGYDMSEYSAEALRYAVGLAENMGAELFVVNVINQRDIDAIQQISLECSTISVPKWIENTEKERSEATQELIDQVRTEAMSIRKIFCIGVPFAELVRAIGEHNVDLMVMGTKGRSNLAGVLFGTTAEKMFRKCPVPLLSIRKPPCAED, via the coding sequence ATGAAAAAAATCAGGAAAATCATGGTGGGATATGACATGTCCGAATATTCGGCAGAGGCGCTCAGATACGCAGTCGGCCTGGCTGAAAATATGGGCGCGGAGCTGTTTGTCGTCAACGTTATCAACCAGAGGGACATTGACGCCATTCAGCAGATCTCTCTGGAATGCAGCACGATTTCCGTTCCCAAATGGATCGAAAATACGGAGAAAGAGCGTTCAGAAGCGACTCAGGAGCTGATTGATCAGGTGCGGACCGAGGCCATGTCCATCAGAAAGATCTTCTGCATCGGCGTTCCCTTTGCGGAACTTGTCCGGGCCATCGGTGAACACAATGTCGATCTGATGGTCATGGGCACCAAGGGACGCAGCAATCTCGCCGGGGTTCTGTTCGGTACGACAGCGGAGAAAATGTTTCGCAAATGCCCTGTTCCCCTGCTGAGCATTCGCAAACCCCCATGCGCCGAAGATTAA